Proteins encoded in a region of the Orcinus orca chromosome X, mOrcOrc1.1, whole genome shotgun sequence genome:
- the IRS4 gene encoding insulin receptor substrate 4 isoform X1, with translation MASCSFARDQATRRLRAAAAATAAALAAVAPTPLLSSGTPTALIGTGSSCPGAMWLSTATGSRSDSESDEEDLPVGDEVCKRGYLRKQKHGHRRYFVLKLETADAPARLEYYENARKFRHSVRAAAAAAAAAASGAAVPALIPPRRVITLYQCFSVSQRADARYRHLIALFTQDEYFAMVAENESEQESWYLLLSRLILESKRRRCGTPGAQPDGEPAALAAAAAAEPPFYKDVWQVIVKPRGLGHRKELSGVFRLCLTDEEVVFVRLNTEVASVVVQLLSIRRCGHSEQYFFLEVGRSTVIGPGELWMQVDDCVVAQNMHELFLEKMRALCADEYRARCRSYSISIGAHLLTLLSTRRHLDMLPLEPGGWLRRSRFEQFCHLRAIGDGEDELLLARRYITPSEPVPPSRRGRLHLPRARRSRRAISVPASFFRRVAPSPVRGPHPAEAPSEGACLSSEAPGSGSGNSGEEGNPQGKEDQEGNGGDYMPMNNWGSGNGRGSGGGQGSSGQGSSSQSSGGSQCSGRGHGSGGGQGSSGSQGSRGNQCSGDGQGTSGGHGSGSGQGAGGGHGSGRGQGPGDGHGSGRGRNSGGSKGSGSGKGSEGNGDHGKSLKKRSYFGKLTQSKQQQMPPPSPPPPPPAAATGGKGKSGGRFRLYFCADRGATKERKEAKEVKDAETPEGAARGPHRARAFDEDEDDPYVPMRPGVAAPLSSSSDYMPMAPQNVSVSKKRHSRSPFEDSRGYMMMFPRVSPPPAPSPAKAPDPDKEDDSKDNDSDSDYMFMAPGAGAIPKNPRNPQGGSSSKSWSSYFSLPNAFRSSPLGQSDHSEYVPMLPGKFLGKGLDKEASSNRGPKDVTSKPSVEGSFSKPRDEGSPNKRSGDGPPKNKTKRPNRLPFITKGNKIKPKPQKPTHEQKEADSTSGYIKIDFPKRGSNMPAPCIQRLPGLWGIIADPRQFAFSNYVNVEFGVPFPNPANDLSDLLRAIPGANPFSLDGARWPLPPLPPSATGNSANEEEGDYIEVIFNPAMTPAVPFADSAIRYDAETGRIYVVDPFSECCMDISLSPSRCSEPPPVARLLLEEELERRRPQSRPQSFFAAARAAVSAFPTDSLERDLSASLAAAAATAPTLAVSRALAAASTLVAAPGSGAAAAGLEAAAGSDSASVRRFQPAANAAGAEVVRAAQDVAGGSNPRAQNPSADLAGGNRAGGAAAAAAAPPPSPGRGRAPRPPEQEDSDDDDTYVRMDFARPDNEKFDSPQRGW, from the exons ATGGCGAGTTGCTCCTTCGCTCGCGACCAAGCGACAAGGAGACTGCGAGCTGCAGCAGCGGCAACAGCGGCAGCTCTAGCTGCGGTGGCGCCCACCCCACTTCTTTCCTCGGGAACCCCGACCGCACTCATTGGGACCGGGTCGTCTTGTCCGGGAGCCATGTGGCTCTCCACGGCCACAGGCTCCCGGTCAGACTCCGAGTCCGATGAGGAGGACCTCCCCGTCGGGGACGAAGTCTGCAAACGCGGCTACCTGCGGAAGCAGAAGCATGGCCACAGGCGCTACTTCGTGCTCAAACTGGAGACCGCCGACGCCCCAGCTCGACTGGAATACTACGAAAATGCCAGGAAGTTCCGGCACAGTGTCCGCGCCGCGGCGGCTGCAGCAGCGGCGGCTGCCTCTGGCGCCGCGGTCCCCGCGCTCATCCCACCGCGGCGCGTGATCACCCTGTACCAGTGCTTCTCGGTGAGCCAGCGAGCCGACGCAAGGTACCGACACCTCATCGCTCTTTTCACCCAGGACGAGTACTTCGCGATGGTGGCCGAGAACGAGTCGGAGCAAGAGAGCTGGTACTTGCTGCTCAGCCGCCTCATCCTCGAGAGCAAGCGCCGCCGCTGTGGCACGCCCGGCGCGCAGCCGGATGGAGAGCCGGCCGCACTGGCGGCTGCAGCGGCGGCGGAGCCACCCTTCTACAAAGATGTGTGGCAGGTAATAGTCAAACCCAGGGGGCTGGGGCACAGAAAAGAGCTGAGCGGCGTGTTCCGGCTCTGTCTTACCGACGAGGAGGTTGTGTTTGTGAGGCTAAATACCGAAGTGGCCAGCGTGGTCGTCCAGCTCCTGAGCATCCGTCGCTGCGGGCACTCGGAGCAGTATTTCTTCTTGGAAGTCGGCAGGTCCACCGTCATCGGTCCGGGGGAGCTCTGGATGCAGGTCGATGACTGTGTGGTGGCCCAAAACATGCACGAGCTGTTTTTGGAGAAGATGAGAGCCTTGTGTGCAGACGAATACAGAGCCCGCTGCCGCAGCTACAGCATCAGTATCGGCGCCCACCTGTTAACCCTGCTGTCCACTAGGAGGCACCTGGACATGCTGCCGCTCGAGCCCGGCGGCTGGCTCAGAAGGTCCCGCTTTGAGCAGTTTTGCCACCTCAGGGCCATCGGTGATGGGGAAGACGAGCTGCTCCTCGCCAGGCGCTACATAACACCCAGTGAGCCTGTGCCCCCCTCCAGGCGAGGAAGACTGCACCTGCCCAGAGCGCGGAGATCCAGGAGAGCGATTTCAGTGCCAGCCAGCTTTTTTCGCCGTGTAGCACCCAGCCCCGTGCGTGGCCCGCACCCTGCAGAAGCCCCCAGCGAGGGAGCTTGCCTGTCTTCTGAAGCACCTGGTTCCGGCTCTGGCAACTCTGGGGAAGAAGGCAATCCTCAGGGAAAAGAGGACCAGGAAGGAAACGGAGGCGACTATATGCCCATGAACAATTGGGGCTCTGGAAATGGCCGGGGCTCAGGAGGTGGACAGGGTTCAAGTGGCCAAGGTTCCAGTAGCCAGAGCTCTGGAGGAAGCCAGTGCTCGGGCAGGGGGCACGGCTCCGGAGGTGGCCAGGGCTCAAGTGGCAGCCAGGGCTCAA GAGGAAACCAGTGCTCAGGAGATGGCCAGGGCACCTCAGGTGGGCATGGCTCAGGCAGTGGCCAGGGAGCTGGAGGTGGGCACGGCTCAGGCCGTGGCCAAGGACCCGGAGATGGCCATGGCTCAGGCAGGGGCAGGAACTCTGGAGGGAGCAAAGGCTCAGGAAGTGGGAAAGGCTCCGAAGGCAATGGTGATCATGGGAAATCTCTGAAGAAAAGATCCTACTTTGGCAAATTAACTCAAAGCAAGCAACAGCAAATGCCACCACCTTCACCGCCTCCACCCCCGCCAGCTGCAGCAACTGGTGGAAAAGGAAAGTCTGGGGGAAGGTTCCGACTTTATTTTTGTGCTGACAGAGGAGCCACAAAAGAACGCAAAGAAGCCAAAGAAGTTAAAGACGCAGAGACCCCAGAAGGTGCAGCTCGGGGTCCCCACAGGGCCAGAGCTTTTGATGAAGATGAGGATGACCCATACGTGCCAATGAGGCCAGGGGTGGCTGCCCCTCTCTCAAGCTCCAGCGATTATATGCCAATGGCTCCTCAAAATGTCTCTGTGTCAAAGAAGCGCCACTCTCGATCACCTTTCGAAGATTCAAGAGGGTACATGATGATGTTTCCCAGGGTGAGCCCACCACCTGCACCAAGTCCTGCAAAAGCACCTGATCCTGACAAAGAGGATGACTCAAAGGACAATGACAGTGACAGTGACTACATGTTTATGGCTCCTGGAGCTGGTGCAATtccaaaaaaccccagaaatcCTCAGGGAGGCTCTTCCTCCAAAAGTTGGAGCTCCTACTTCTCTCTGCCAAACGCTTTTCGGAGCTCCCCATTGGGGCAGAGTGACCACAGTGAGTATGTACCAATGTTACCTGGAAAATTCCTGGGGAAGGGCCTAGACAAAGAAGCCTCATCTAACAGAGGCCCCAAAGATGTAACTTCAAAGCCTTCAGTTGAGGGGTCATTCTCAAAGCCTAGAGATGAGGGATCACCTAACAAGCGTTCAGGTGATGGGCCCCCCAAGAACAAGACTAAGAGACCTAATCGACTTCCTTTTATTACAAAAGGGAATAAAATCAAGCCAAAACCACAAAAGCCCACACATGAGCAGAAAGAAGCCGACAGCACTAGTGGCTACATCAAGATTGACTTCCCTAAAAGAGGTAGCAATATGCCAGCTCCCTGTATTCAAAGACTGCCAGGTTTGTGGGGCATAATTGCCGACCCCAGACAGTTCGCCTTTTCGAATTACGTGAATGTTGAGTTCGGAGTGCCATTTCCAAATCCAGCAAACGACCTCTCAGATCTTTTAAGAGCTATTCCAGGTGCCAACCCCTTCTCTCTGGACGGTGCTAGGTGGCCACTTCCGCCTCTTCCTCCCAGTGCTACAGGTAACAGTGctaatgaggaagaaggtgacTACATTGAAGTGATTTTCAACCCAGCAATGACACCAGCCGTGCCTTTTGCTGACAGTGCCATTCGCTACGATGCTGAAACAGGTCGCATCTACGTGGTCGACCCATTTTCTGAGTGCTGTATGGACATTTCTCTCTCCCCGAGCCGCTGCTCTGAACCACCACCTGTAGCGAGGCTGCTGCTGGAAGAAGAGCTCGAGAGAAGACGCCCACAAAGCCGTCCGCAAAGTTTCTTTGCAGCTGCCAGAGCCGCCGTCTCTGCTTTCCCGACCGACAGCCTCGAGAGAGACCTCTCCGCCTCTTTAGCCGCGGCCGCGGCAACCGCGCCAACCTTAGCCGTGAGCCGGGCTTTAGCCGCCGCCTCCACCCTGGTCGCTGCCCCGGGCAGCGGCGCTGCCGCCGCGGGCCTCGAGGCCGCCGCGGGATCTGACTCCGCCTCCGTCCGCCGGTTCCAACCTGCTGCTAATGCTGCTGGTGCCGAAGTGGTAAGAGCGGCCCAAGACGTTGCGGGTGGCTCGAACCCCAGAGCCCAAAACCCATCGGCAGACCTTGCGGGAGGTAACAGAGCCGGCGGGGCTGCCGCTGCAGCCGCCGCTCCCCCTCCATCACCTGGCCGCGGCCGGGCGCCGAGACCCCCAGAGCAAGAAGATTCTGACGACGACGACACGTACGTGAGAATGGACTTTGCCAGACCTGACAACGAGAAGTTCGACTCTCCCCAAAGAGGTTGGTGA
- the IRS4 gene encoding insulin receptor substrate 4 isoform X2 codes for MASCSFARDQATRRLRAAAAATAAALAAVAPTPLLSSGTPTALIGTGSSCPGAMWLSTATGSRSDSESDEEDLPVGDEVCKRGYLRKQKHGHRRYFVLKLETADAPARLEYYENARKFRHSVRAAAAAAAAAASGAAVPALIPPRRVITLYQCFSVSQRADARYRHLIALFTQDEYFAMVAENESEQESWYLLLSRLILESKRRRCGTPGAQPDGEPAALAAAAAAEPPFYKDVWQVIVKPRGLGHRKELSGVFRLCLTDEEVVFVRLNTEVASVVVQLLSIRRCGHSEQYFFLEVGRSTVIGPGELWMQVDDCVVAQNMHELFLEKMRALCADEYRARCRSYSISIGAHLLTLLSTRRHLDMLPLEPGGWLRRSRFEQFCHLRAIGDGEDELLLARRYITPSEPVPPSRRGRLHLPRARRSRRAISVPASFFRRVAPSPVRGPHPAEAPSEGACLSSEAPGSGSGNSGEEGNPQGKEDQEGNGGDYMPMNNWGSGNGRGSGGGQGSSGQGSSSQSSGGSQCSGRGHGSGGGQGSSGSQGSRGNQCSGDGQGTSGGHGSGSGQGAGGGHGSGRGQGPGDGHGSGRGRNSGGSKGSGSGKGSEGNGDHGKSLKKRSYFGKLTQSKQQQMPPPSPPPPPPAAATGGKGKSGGRFRLYFCADRGATKERKEAKEVKDAETPEGAARGPHRARAFDEDEDDPYVPMRPGVAAPLSSSSDYMPMAPQNVSVSKKRHSRSPFEDSRGYMMMFPRVSPPPAPSPAKAPDPDKEDDSKDNDSDSDYMFMAPGAGAIPKNPRNPQGGSSSKSWSSYFSLPNAFRSSPLGQSDHSEYVPMLPGKFLGKGLDKEASSNRGPKDVTSKPSVEGSFSKPRDEGSPNKRSGDGPPKNKTKRPNRLPFITKGNKIKPKPQKPTHEQKEADSTSGYIKIDFPKRGSNMPAPCIQRLPGLWGIIADPRQFAFSNYVNVEFGVPFPNPANDLSDLLRAIPGANPFSLDGARWPLPPLPPSATGNSANEEEGDYIEVIFNPAMTPAVPFADSAIRYDAETGRIYVVDPFSECCMDISLSPSRCSEPPPVARLLLEEELERRRPQSRPQSFFAAARAAVSAFPTDSLERDLSASLAAAAATAPTLAVSRALAAASTLVAAPGSGAAAAGLEAAAGSDSASVRRFQPAANAAGAEVVRAAQDVAGGSNPRAQNPSADLAGGNRAGGAAAAAAAPPPSPGRGRAPRPPEQEDSDDDDTYVRMDFARPDNEKFDSPQRE; via the exons ATGGCGAGTTGCTCCTTCGCTCGCGACCAAGCGACAAGGAGACTGCGAGCTGCAGCAGCGGCAACAGCGGCAGCTCTAGCTGCGGTGGCGCCCACCCCACTTCTTTCCTCGGGAACCCCGACCGCACTCATTGGGACCGGGTCGTCTTGTCCGGGAGCCATGTGGCTCTCCACGGCCACAGGCTCCCGGTCAGACTCCGAGTCCGATGAGGAGGACCTCCCCGTCGGGGACGAAGTCTGCAAACGCGGCTACCTGCGGAAGCAGAAGCATGGCCACAGGCGCTACTTCGTGCTCAAACTGGAGACCGCCGACGCCCCAGCTCGACTGGAATACTACGAAAATGCCAGGAAGTTCCGGCACAGTGTCCGCGCCGCGGCGGCTGCAGCAGCGGCGGCTGCCTCTGGCGCCGCGGTCCCCGCGCTCATCCCACCGCGGCGCGTGATCACCCTGTACCAGTGCTTCTCGGTGAGCCAGCGAGCCGACGCAAGGTACCGACACCTCATCGCTCTTTTCACCCAGGACGAGTACTTCGCGATGGTGGCCGAGAACGAGTCGGAGCAAGAGAGCTGGTACTTGCTGCTCAGCCGCCTCATCCTCGAGAGCAAGCGCCGCCGCTGTGGCACGCCCGGCGCGCAGCCGGATGGAGAGCCGGCCGCACTGGCGGCTGCAGCGGCGGCGGAGCCACCCTTCTACAAAGATGTGTGGCAGGTAATAGTCAAACCCAGGGGGCTGGGGCACAGAAAAGAGCTGAGCGGCGTGTTCCGGCTCTGTCTTACCGACGAGGAGGTTGTGTTTGTGAGGCTAAATACCGAAGTGGCCAGCGTGGTCGTCCAGCTCCTGAGCATCCGTCGCTGCGGGCACTCGGAGCAGTATTTCTTCTTGGAAGTCGGCAGGTCCACCGTCATCGGTCCGGGGGAGCTCTGGATGCAGGTCGATGACTGTGTGGTGGCCCAAAACATGCACGAGCTGTTTTTGGAGAAGATGAGAGCCTTGTGTGCAGACGAATACAGAGCCCGCTGCCGCAGCTACAGCATCAGTATCGGCGCCCACCTGTTAACCCTGCTGTCCACTAGGAGGCACCTGGACATGCTGCCGCTCGAGCCCGGCGGCTGGCTCAGAAGGTCCCGCTTTGAGCAGTTTTGCCACCTCAGGGCCATCGGTGATGGGGAAGACGAGCTGCTCCTCGCCAGGCGCTACATAACACCCAGTGAGCCTGTGCCCCCCTCCAGGCGAGGAAGACTGCACCTGCCCAGAGCGCGGAGATCCAGGAGAGCGATTTCAGTGCCAGCCAGCTTTTTTCGCCGTGTAGCACCCAGCCCCGTGCGTGGCCCGCACCCTGCAGAAGCCCCCAGCGAGGGAGCTTGCCTGTCTTCTGAAGCACCTGGTTCCGGCTCTGGCAACTCTGGGGAAGAAGGCAATCCTCAGGGAAAAGAGGACCAGGAAGGAAACGGAGGCGACTATATGCCCATGAACAATTGGGGCTCTGGAAATGGCCGGGGCTCAGGAGGTGGACAGGGTTCAAGTGGCCAAGGTTCCAGTAGCCAGAGCTCTGGAGGAAGCCAGTGCTCGGGCAGGGGGCACGGCTCCGGAGGTGGCCAGGGCTCAAGTGGCAGCCAGGGCTCAA GAGGAAACCAGTGCTCAGGAGATGGCCAGGGCACCTCAGGTGGGCATGGCTCAGGCAGTGGCCAGGGAGCTGGAGGTGGGCACGGCTCAGGCCGTGGCCAAGGACCCGGAGATGGCCATGGCTCAGGCAGGGGCAGGAACTCTGGAGGGAGCAAAGGCTCAGGAAGTGGGAAAGGCTCCGAAGGCAATGGTGATCATGGGAAATCTCTGAAGAAAAGATCCTACTTTGGCAAATTAACTCAAAGCAAGCAACAGCAAATGCCACCACCTTCACCGCCTCCACCCCCGCCAGCTGCAGCAACTGGTGGAAAAGGAAAGTCTGGGGGAAGGTTCCGACTTTATTTTTGTGCTGACAGAGGAGCCACAAAAGAACGCAAAGAAGCCAAAGAAGTTAAAGACGCAGAGACCCCAGAAGGTGCAGCTCGGGGTCCCCACAGGGCCAGAGCTTTTGATGAAGATGAGGATGACCCATACGTGCCAATGAGGCCAGGGGTGGCTGCCCCTCTCTCAAGCTCCAGCGATTATATGCCAATGGCTCCTCAAAATGTCTCTGTGTCAAAGAAGCGCCACTCTCGATCACCTTTCGAAGATTCAAGAGGGTACATGATGATGTTTCCCAGGGTGAGCCCACCACCTGCACCAAGTCCTGCAAAAGCACCTGATCCTGACAAAGAGGATGACTCAAAGGACAATGACAGTGACAGTGACTACATGTTTATGGCTCCTGGAGCTGGTGCAATtccaaaaaaccccagaaatcCTCAGGGAGGCTCTTCCTCCAAAAGTTGGAGCTCCTACTTCTCTCTGCCAAACGCTTTTCGGAGCTCCCCATTGGGGCAGAGTGACCACAGTGAGTATGTACCAATGTTACCTGGAAAATTCCTGGGGAAGGGCCTAGACAAAGAAGCCTCATCTAACAGAGGCCCCAAAGATGTAACTTCAAAGCCTTCAGTTGAGGGGTCATTCTCAAAGCCTAGAGATGAGGGATCACCTAACAAGCGTTCAGGTGATGGGCCCCCCAAGAACAAGACTAAGAGACCTAATCGACTTCCTTTTATTACAAAAGGGAATAAAATCAAGCCAAAACCACAAAAGCCCACACATGAGCAGAAAGAAGCCGACAGCACTAGTGGCTACATCAAGATTGACTTCCCTAAAAGAGGTAGCAATATGCCAGCTCCCTGTATTCAAAGACTGCCAGGTTTGTGGGGCATAATTGCCGACCCCAGACAGTTCGCCTTTTCGAATTACGTGAATGTTGAGTTCGGAGTGCCATTTCCAAATCCAGCAAACGACCTCTCAGATCTTTTAAGAGCTATTCCAGGTGCCAACCCCTTCTCTCTGGACGGTGCTAGGTGGCCACTTCCGCCTCTTCCTCCCAGTGCTACAGGTAACAGTGctaatgaggaagaaggtgacTACATTGAAGTGATTTTCAACCCAGCAATGACACCAGCCGTGCCTTTTGCTGACAGTGCCATTCGCTACGATGCTGAAACAGGTCGCATCTACGTGGTCGACCCATTTTCTGAGTGCTGTATGGACATTTCTCTCTCCCCGAGCCGCTGCTCTGAACCACCACCTGTAGCGAGGCTGCTGCTGGAAGAAGAGCTCGAGAGAAGACGCCCACAAAGCCGTCCGCAAAGTTTCTTTGCAGCTGCCAGAGCCGCCGTCTCTGCTTTCCCGACCGACAGCCTCGAGAGAGACCTCTCCGCCTCTTTAGCCGCGGCCGCGGCAACCGCGCCAACCTTAGCCGTGAGCCGGGCTTTAGCCGCCGCCTCCACCCTGGTCGCTGCCCCGGGCAGCGGCGCTGCCGCCGCGGGCCTCGAGGCCGCCGCGGGATCTGACTCCGCCTCCGTCCGCCGGTTCCAACCTGCTGCTAATGCTGCTGGTGCCGAAGTGGTAAGAGCGGCCCAAGACGTTGCGGGTGGCTCGAACCCCAGAGCCCAAAACCCATCGGCAGACCTTGCGGGAGGTAACAGAGCCGGCGGGGCTGCCGCTGCAGCCGCCGCTCCCCCTCCATCACCTGGCCGCGGCCGGGCGCCGAGACCCCCAGAGCAAGAAGATTCTGACGACGACGACACGTACGTGAGAATGGACTTTGCCAGACCTGACAACGAGAAGTTCGACTCTCCCCAAAGAG